A DNA window from Ictalurus punctatus breed USDA103 chromosome 11, Coco_2.0, whole genome shotgun sequence contains the following coding sequences:
- the opa1 gene encoding dynamin-like 120 kDa protein, mitochondrial isoform X4 has product MNKHLLFPVKKMLRAGPAVACMACRNLLPSRFASGIRFGVPLQKLHPLSRAIHHCYSANATPQRPPHRHYTSLSRLPVRPPRSRSGHGYQQQRSFWVARLAARLLKLRYILLGSAVGGGYTAKKTYDEWKEMLPDLSEYTWIVPDFVWELGENIDLEKLAKALPEMEEIAKLLPDFEKIGENFTFLKSLLSSETPGEPNLNAPEIQATGAGAESSSKFKKGLLGELVLIQQQIQQHEEEVRRAAAGNEPRPGHAQTPPPSKSPNFPHKSSDKEKVDQLQEELLRTQMKYQRMLERLEKENKELRKVVLQKDDKGIHQRKVKKSLIDMYSEVLDILSDYDSNYNTQDHLPRVVVVGDQSAGKTSVLEMIAQARIFPRGSGEMMTRSPVKVTLSEGPHHVAVFKDSSREFDLGKEDDLAALRREIELRMRKSVKDGHTVSPETISLSVKGPGIQRMVLVDLPGVISTVTTGMAIDTKETIFSISKAYMQNPNAIILCIQDGSVDAERSIVTDLVSQMDPQGKRTIFVLTKVDLAEKTLASRIQQIIEGKLFPMKALGYFAVVTGKGSSSESIDSIKDYEEDFFRNSRLLKDGMLKAHQVTTKNLSLAVSDCFWKMVRESVEQQADAFKASRFNLETEWKNNYPRLRELDRNELYEKAKNEILDEVISLSQVTPKHWESILQKKLWERVSTHVIENIYLPAAQTADSGTFNTTVDIKLKQWTDKQLPHKALEVAWETLQEEFARFMAEYKGKDQDDIFDKLKEAVKDESVKRHKWNERAMDSLRVIQHNALEDRSITDKPQWDAAIQFMEETLQARLKDTESVIADMVGPDWRQRWLNWTNRTPEQHVRNETRNELERLLKLHEDHTAYLANDEVTTVRKNLEGRGVEVDPVLIKDTWHQLYRRHFLQKALSHCNLCRRGFYYYQRHFVDSELECNDVVLFWRIQRMLGITANTLRQQLTNTEVRRLEKNVKEVLEDFGEDGEKKMQLITGRRVQLAEDLKKVREIQEKLEAFIEALHKEK; this is encoded by the exons ATGAATAAACATCTCTTATTTCCTGTAAAGAAGATGTTACGGGCCGGACCTGCTGTTGCctg CATGGCGTGCAGGAATCTTCTCCCCTCCAGATTCGCTTCCGGGATTCGGTTCGGCGTCCCGCTGCAGAAGCTCCACCCCCTGTCACGTGCCATCCACCATTGCTACTCTGCTAACGCCACCCCTCAGCGACCCCCTCACCGCCATTACACCTCGCTCTCCAGACTCCCCGTGCGGCCCCCGAGGTCTCGGTCGGGACACGGCTACCAGCAGCAGCGCTCCTTCTGGGTGGCACGTCTGGCGGCTCGGCTGCTGAAGCTGCGCTACATCCTGCTGGGATCCGCCGTCGGAGGAGGCTACACCGCTAAAAAG ACGTACGACGAGTGGAAGGAGATGCTTCCGGATCTCAGCGAGTACACGTGGATCGTACCAGACTTCGTGTGGGAGCTCGGTGAAAATATCGATTTAG AGAAACTAGCGAAGGCTTTGCCTGAAATGGAGGAGATCGCTAAGCTGCTGCCTGACTTCGAGAAGATTGGAGAGAACTTCACGTTCCTCAAGAGCCTGCTGTCCAGcg aaaCTCCAGGTGAGCCAAACCTGAACGCACCTGAGATCCAGGCAACCGGAGCCGGCGCCGAAAGCAGCAGCAAGTTTAAGAAG GGGCTGCTCGGAGAACTCGTTCTCATTCAGCAGCAGATCCAGCAGCACGAAGAAGAAGTTCGGCGGGCGGCGGCCGGTAACGAGCCCCGCCCCGGCCATGCTCAGACTCCGCCCCCCAGCAAGTCCCCGAATTTCCCCCACAAG tctTCAGATAAAGAGAAAGTCGACCAGCTGCAAGAGGAGCTCCTTCGCACACAG atgaagTACCAGCGGATGTTGGAGCGCCTGGAGAAGGAGAATAAAGAGCTGAGGAAAGTGGTGCTGCAGAAAGATGACAAAGGGATTCATCAGAGGAAAGTCAAG AAGTCGTTGATCGACATGTACTCTGAAGTCCTGGACATTCTTTCCGATTACGATTCCAACTACAACACGCAGGATCACCTGCCAAGG GTGGTGGTTGTAGGCGACCAGAGCGCAGGAAAGACCAGCGTGCTCGAGATGATCGCCCAGGCTCGGATTTTCCCTCGAGGCTCGGGAGAGATGATGACCAGGTCTCCTGTCAAG GTGACGCTGAGTGAAGGCCCTCATCATGTGGCCGTGTTCAAAGACAGCAGCCGCGAGTTCGACCTGGGAAAAGAGGACGAt CTGGCAGCATTAAGGCGTGAGATTGAgctgaggatgaggaagagtGTGAAGGACGGCCACACAGTCAGTCCAGAG ACGATTTCTTTAAGCGTGAAAGGCCCGGGGATCCAAAGGATGGTTCTAGTGGACTTACCAGGAGTGATCAGT acggTGACCACTGGCATGGCCATAGACACCAAGGAGACCATCTTCAGCATCAGTAAAGCGTACATGCAGAACCCAAACGCCATCATCCTGTGTATTCAGG atggaTCAGTAGATGCCGAGCGCAGTATAGTCACTGATCTGGTCAGTCAGATGGACCCTCAGGGCAAGAGGACCATTTTTGTTCTGACCAAAGTGGACCTGGCCGAGAAGACCCTCGCGAGCCGA ATCCAGCAGATCATTGAAGGCAAGCTGTTTCCTATGAAGGCTCTGGGCTACTTCGCCGTAGTGACCGGAAAAG GCAGCAGCAGCGAAAGCATCGACTCTATTAAAGACTACGAAGAGGACTTCTTTCGGAACTCCAGATTATTAAA AGACGGGATGCTGAAGGCCCACCAGGTGACCACGAAGAACCTGAGCCTGGCCGTGTCCGACTGCTTCTGGAAAATGGTGCGAGAGTCTGTGGAGCAGCAGGCGGACGCCTTTAAAG CATCTCGCTTTAACCTGGAGACCGAGTGGAAGAATAATTACCCCCGGTTACGAGAGCTGGACAGG AACGAGCTGTACGAAAAAGCCAAGAACGAGATCCTGGACGAGGTGATCAGCTTGAGCCAAGTCACTCCAAAGCACTG GGAGTCCATACTTCAGAAGAAGCTGTGGGAGAGAGTGTCCACTCACGTCATCGAGAACATCTACCTTCCCGCCGCTCAGACCGCCGACTCGGGCACCTTCAACACCACCGTCGATATCAAGCTGAAGCAGTGGACCGACAAACAGCTGCCACACAAAGCGCTGGAG GTAGCCTGGGAGACGCTGCAGGAGGAGTTCGCCCGCTTCATGGCCGAGTACAAAGGCAAAGATCAGGACGACATCTTCGACAAGCTGAAGGAAGCGGTGAAGGACGAGAGCGTTAAGAGGCACAAGTGGAACGAGAGGGCCATGGACAGtttg CGAGTGATCCAGCACAACGCTCTGGAGGATCGCTCCATCACGGACAAACCTCAGTGGGACGCCGCCATCCAGTTCATGGAGGAGACGCTGCAGGCTCGCCTTAAAGACA CGGAGTCCGTGATCGCCGACATGGTGGGACCGGACTGGAGGCAGAGATGGCTAAACTGGACGAATCGCACACCGGAACAG CACGTCCGTAACGAAACCAGAAACGAGCTGGAGCGTCTGCTGAAGCTGCACGAGGACCACACGGCGTACCTGGCCAACGACGAAGTCACCACCGTACGCAAGAACCTGGAGGGCCGCGGGGTCGAGGTGGACCCGGTGTTG ATTAAGGACACGTGGCACCAGCTGTACCGACGCCACTTCCTTCAGAAGGCCTTGTCCCACTGTAACCTCTGTCGACGAGGTTTTTACTACTACCAGAGACACTTTGTAGACTCCGAG CTGGAGTGCAACGACGTGGTGTTGTTCTGGAGAATTCAGCGGATGCTCGGCATCACGGCCAACACTCTCCGCCAGCAGCTCACCAACACCGAAG TGCGCCGCTTGGAGAAGAACGTCAAGGAGGTGCTGGAGGATTTCGGGGAGGACGGCGAGAAGAAAATGCAGCTGATTACGGGAAGGAGAGTTCAGCTGGCTGAAGACCTCA AGAAAGTACGAGAAATCCAGGAGAAACTCGAAGCCTTCATTGAAGCTCTTCACAAGGAGAAGTAG
- the opa1 gene encoding dynamin-like 120 kDa protein, mitochondrial isoform X3: MNKHLLFPVKKMLRAGPAVACMACRNLLPSRFASGIRFGVPLQKLHPLSRAIHHCYSANATPQRPPHRHYTSLSRLPVRPPRSRSGHGYQQQRSFWVARLAARLLKLRYILLGSAVGGGYTAKKTYDEWKEMLPDLSEYTWIVPDFVWELGENIDLEKLAKALPEMEEIAKLLPDFEKIGENFTFLKSLLSSETPGEPNLNAPEIQATGAGAESSSKFKKQGLLGELVLIQQQIQQHEEEVRRAAAGNEPRPGHAQTPPPSKSPNFPHKSSDKEKVDQLQEELLRTQMKYQRMLERLEKENKELRKVVLQKDDKGIHQRKVKKSLIDMYSEVLDILSDYDSNYNTQDHLPRVVVVGDQSAGKTSVLEMIAQARIFPRGSGEMMTRSPVKVTLSEGPHHVAVFKDSSREFDLGKEDDLAALRREIELRMRKSVKDGHTVSPETISLSVKGPGIQRMVLVDLPGVISTVTTGMAIDTKETIFSISKAYMQNPNAIILCIQDGSVDAERSIVTDLVSQMDPQGKRTIFVLTKVDLAEKTLASRIQQIIEGKLFPMKALGYFAVVTGKGSSSESIDSIKDYEEDFFRNSRLLKDGMLKAHQVTTKNLSLAVSDCFWKMVRESVEQQADAFKASRFNLETEWKNNYPRLRELDRNELYEKAKNEILDEVISLSQVTPKHWESILQKKLWERVSTHVIENIYLPAAQTADSGTFNTTVDIKLKQWTDKQLPHKALEVAWETLQEEFARFMAEYKGKDQDDIFDKLKEAVKDESVKRHKWNERAMDSLRVIQHNALEDRSITDKPQWDAAIQFMEETLQARLKDTESVIADMVGPDWRQRWLNWTNRTPEQHVRNETRNELERLLKLHEDHTAYLANDEVTTVRKNLEGRGVEVDPVLIKDTWHQLYRRHFLQKALSHCNLCRRGFYYYQRHFVDSELECNDVVLFWRIQRMLGITANTLRQQLTNTEVRRLEKNVKEVLEDFGEDGEKKMQLITGRRVQLAEDLKKVREIQEKLEAFIEALHKEK, from the exons ATGAATAAACATCTCTTATTTCCTGTAAAGAAGATGTTACGGGCCGGACCTGCTGTTGCctg CATGGCGTGCAGGAATCTTCTCCCCTCCAGATTCGCTTCCGGGATTCGGTTCGGCGTCCCGCTGCAGAAGCTCCACCCCCTGTCACGTGCCATCCACCATTGCTACTCTGCTAACGCCACCCCTCAGCGACCCCCTCACCGCCATTACACCTCGCTCTCCAGACTCCCCGTGCGGCCCCCGAGGTCTCGGTCGGGACACGGCTACCAGCAGCAGCGCTCCTTCTGGGTGGCACGTCTGGCGGCTCGGCTGCTGAAGCTGCGCTACATCCTGCTGGGATCCGCCGTCGGAGGAGGCTACACCGCTAAAAAG ACGTACGACGAGTGGAAGGAGATGCTTCCGGATCTCAGCGAGTACACGTGGATCGTACCAGACTTCGTGTGGGAGCTCGGTGAAAATATCGATTTAG AGAAACTAGCGAAGGCTTTGCCTGAAATGGAGGAGATCGCTAAGCTGCTGCCTGACTTCGAGAAGATTGGAGAGAACTTCACGTTCCTCAAGAGCCTGCTGTCCAGcg aaaCTCCAGGTGAGCCAAACCTGAACGCACCTGAGATCCAGGCAACCGGAGCCGGCGCCGAAAGCAGCAGCAAGTTTAAGAAG CAGGGGCTGCTCGGAGAACTCGTTCTCATTCAGCAGCAGATCCAGCAGCACGAAGAAGAAGTTCGGCGGGCGGCGGCCGGTAACGAGCCCCGCCCCGGCCATGCTCAGACTCCGCCCCCCAGCAAGTCCCCGAATTTCCCCCACAAG tctTCAGATAAAGAGAAAGTCGACCAGCTGCAAGAGGAGCTCCTTCGCACACAG atgaagTACCAGCGGATGTTGGAGCGCCTGGAGAAGGAGAATAAAGAGCTGAGGAAAGTGGTGCTGCAGAAAGATGACAAAGGGATTCATCAGAGGAAAGTCAAG AAGTCGTTGATCGACATGTACTCTGAAGTCCTGGACATTCTTTCCGATTACGATTCCAACTACAACACGCAGGATCACCTGCCAAGG GTGGTGGTTGTAGGCGACCAGAGCGCAGGAAAGACCAGCGTGCTCGAGATGATCGCCCAGGCTCGGATTTTCCCTCGAGGCTCGGGAGAGATGATGACCAGGTCTCCTGTCAAG GTGACGCTGAGTGAAGGCCCTCATCATGTGGCCGTGTTCAAAGACAGCAGCCGCGAGTTCGACCTGGGAAAAGAGGACGAt CTGGCAGCATTAAGGCGTGAGATTGAgctgaggatgaggaagagtGTGAAGGACGGCCACACAGTCAGTCCAGAG ACGATTTCTTTAAGCGTGAAAGGCCCGGGGATCCAAAGGATGGTTCTAGTGGACTTACCAGGAGTGATCAGT acggTGACCACTGGCATGGCCATAGACACCAAGGAGACCATCTTCAGCATCAGTAAAGCGTACATGCAGAACCCAAACGCCATCATCCTGTGTATTCAGG atggaTCAGTAGATGCCGAGCGCAGTATAGTCACTGATCTGGTCAGTCAGATGGACCCTCAGGGCAAGAGGACCATTTTTGTTCTGACCAAAGTGGACCTGGCCGAGAAGACCCTCGCGAGCCGA ATCCAGCAGATCATTGAAGGCAAGCTGTTTCCTATGAAGGCTCTGGGCTACTTCGCCGTAGTGACCGGAAAAG GCAGCAGCAGCGAAAGCATCGACTCTATTAAAGACTACGAAGAGGACTTCTTTCGGAACTCCAGATTATTAAA AGACGGGATGCTGAAGGCCCACCAGGTGACCACGAAGAACCTGAGCCTGGCCGTGTCCGACTGCTTCTGGAAAATGGTGCGAGAGTCTGTGGAGCAGCAGGCGGACGCCTTTAAAG CATCTCGCTTTAACCTGGAGACCGAGTGGAAGAATAATTACCCCCGGTTACGAGAGCTGGACAGG AACGAGCTGTACGAAAAAGCCAAGAACGAGATCCTGGACGAGGTGATCAGCTTGAGCCAAGTCACTCCAAAGCACTG GGAGTCCATACTTCAGAAGAAGCTGTGGGAGAGAGTGTCCACTCACGTCATCGAGAACATCTACCTTCCCGCCGCTCAGACCGCCGACTCGGGCACCTTCAACACCACCGTCGATATCAAGCTGAAGCAGTGGACCGACAAACAGCTGCCACACAAAGCGCTGGAG GTAGCCTGGGAGACGCTGCAGGAGGAGTTCGCCCGCTTCATGGCCGAGTACAAAGGCAAAGATCAGGACGACATCTTCGACAAGCTGAAGGAAGCGGTGAAGGACGAGAGCGTTAAGAGGCACAAGTGGAACGAGAGGGCCATGGACAGtttg CGAGTGATCCAGCACAACGCTCTGGAGGATCGCTCCATCACGGACAAACCTCAGTGGGACGCCGCCATCCAGTTCATGGAGGAGACGCTGCAGGCTCGCCTTAAAGACA CGGAGTCCGTGATCGCCGACATGGTGGGACCGGACTGGAGGCAGAGATGGCTAAACTGGACGAATCGCACACCGGAACAG CACGTCCGTAACGAAACCAGAAACGAGCTGGAGCGTCTGCTGAAGCTGCACGAGGACCACACGGCGTACCTGGCCAACGACGAAGTCACCACCGTACGCAAGAACCTGGAGGGCCGCGGGGTCGAGGTGGACCCGGTGTTG ATTAAGGACACGTGGCACCAGCTGTACCGACGCCACTTCCTTCAGAAGGCCTTGTCCCACTGTAACCTCTGTCGACGAGGTTTTTACTACTACCAGAGACACTTTGTAGACTCCGAG CTGGAGTGCAACGACGTGGTGTTGTTCTGGAGAATTCAGCGGATGCTCGGCATCACGGCCAACACTCTCCGCCAGCAGCTCACCAACACCGAAG TGCGCCGCTTGGAGAAGAACGTCAAGGAGGTGCTGGAGGATTTCGGGGAGGACGGCGAGAAGAAAATGCAGCTGATTACGGGAAGGAGAGTTCAGCTGGCTGAAGACCTCA AGAAAGTACGAGAAATCCAGGAGAAACTCGAAGCCTTCATTGAAGCTCTTCACAAGGAGAAGTAG
- the opa1 gene encoding dynamin-like 120 kDa protein, mitochondrial isoform X5, whose product MNKHLLFPVKKMLRAGPAVACMACRNLLPSRFASGIRFGVPLQKLHPLSRAIHHCYSANATPQRPPHRHYTSLSRLPVRPPRSRSGHGYQQQRSFWVARLAARLLKLRYILLGSAVGGGYTAKKTYDEWKEMLPDLSEYTWIVPDFVWELGENIDLEKLAKALPEMEEIAKLLPDFEKIGENFTFLKSLLSSGVNSAVIGASGLRLLLETPGEPNLNAPEIQATGAGAESSSKFKKSSDKEKVDQLQEELLRTQMKYQRMLERLEKENKELRKVVLQKDDKGIHQRKVKKSLIDMYSEVLDILSDYDSNYNTQDHLPRVVVVGDQSAGKTSVLEMIAQARIFPRGSGEMMTRSPVKVTLSEGPHHVAVFKDSSREFDLGKEDDLAALRREIELRMRKSVKDGHTVSPETISLSVKGPGIQRMVLVDLPGVISTVTTGMAIDTKETIFSISKAYMQNPNAIILCIQDGSVDAERSIVTDLVSQMDPQGKRTIFVLTKVDLAEKTLASRIQQIIEGKLFPMKALGYFAVVTGKGSSSESIDSIKDYEEDFFRNSRLLKDGMLKAHQVTTKNLSLAVSDCFWKMVRESVEQQADAFKASRFNLETEWKNNYPRLRELDRNELYEKAKNEILDEVISLSQVTPKHWESILQKKLWERVSTHVIENIYLPAAQTADSGTFNTTVDIKLKQWTDKQLPHKALEVAWETLQEEFARFMAEYKGKDQDDIFDKLKEAVKDESVKRHKWNERAMDSLRVIQHNALEDRSITDKPQWDAAIQFMEETLQARLKDTESVIADMVGPDWRQRWLNWTNRTPEQHVRNETRNELERLLKLHEDHTAYLANDEVTTVRKNLEGRGVEVDPVLIKDTWHQLYRRHFLQKALSHCNLCRRGFYYYQRHFVDSELECNDVVLFWRIQRMLGITANTLRQQLTNTEVRRLEKNVKEVLEDFGEDGEKKMQLITGRRVQLAEDLKKVREIQEKLEAFIEALHKEK is encoded by the exons ATGAATAAACATCTCTTATTTCCTGTAAAGAAGATGTTACGGGCCGGACCTGCTGTTGCctg CATGGCGTGCAGGAATCTTCTCCCCTCCAGATTCGCTTCCGGGATTCGGTTCGGCGTCCCGCTGCAGAAGCTCCACCCCCTGTCACGTGCCATCCACCATTGCTACTCTGCTAACGCCACCCCTCAGCGACCCCCTCACCGCCATTACACCTCGCTCTCCAGACTCCCCGTGCGGCCCCCGAGGTCTCGGTCGGGACACGGCTACCAGCAGCAGCGCTCCTTCTGGGTGGCACGTCTGGCGGCTCGGCTGCTGAAGCTGCGCTACATCCTGCTGGGATCCGCCGTCGGAGGAGGCTACACCGCTAAAAAG ACGTACGACGAGTGGAAGGAGATGCTTCCGGATCTCAGCGAGTACACGTGGATCGTACCAGACTTCGTGTGGGAGCTCGGTGAAAATATCGATTTAG AGAAACTAGCGAAGGCTTTGCCTGAAATGGAGGAGATCGCTAAGCTGCTGCCTGACTTCGAGAAGATTGGAGAGAACTTCACGTTCCTCAAGAGCCTGCTGTCCAGcg GTGTGAATAGCGCAGTCATTGGAGCTTCTGGTCTGCGTCTGTTGTTAG aaaCTCCAGGTGAGCCAAACCTGAACGCACCTGAGATCCAGGCAACCGGAGCCGGCGCCGAAAGCAGCAGCAAGTTTAAGAAG tctTCAGATAAAGAGAAAGTCGACCAGCTGCAAGAGGAGCTCCTTCGCACACAG atgaagTACCAGCGGATGTTGGAGCGCCTGGAGAAGGAGAATAAAGAGCTGAGGAAAGTGGTGCTGCAGAAAGATGACAAAGGGATTCATCAGAGGAAAGTCAAG AAGTCGTTGATCGACATGTACTCTGAAGTCCTGGACATTCTTTCCGATTACGATTCCAACTACAACACGCAGGATCACCTGCCAAGG GTGGTGGTTGTAGGCGACCAGAGCGCAGGAAAGACCAGCGTGCTCGAGATGATCGCCCAGGCTCGGATTTTCCCTCGAGGCTCGGGAGAGATGATGACCAGGTCTCCTGTCAAG GTGACGCTGAGTGAAGGCCCTCATCATGTGGCCGTGTTCAAAGACAGCAGCCGCGAGTTCGACCTGGGAAAAGAGGACGAt CTGGCAGCATTAAGGCGTGAGATTGAgctgaggatgaggaagagtGTGAAGGACGGCCACACAGTCAGTCCAGAG ACGATTTCTTTAAGCGTGAAAGGCCCGGGGATCCAAAGGATGGTTCTAGTGGACTTACCAGGAGTGATCAGT acggTGACCACTGGCATGGCCATAGACACCAAGGAGACCATCTTCAGCATCAGTAAAGCGTACATGCAGAACCCAAACGCCATCATCCTGTGTATTCAGG atggaTCAGTAGATGCCGAGCGCAGTATAGTCACTGATCTGGTCAGTCAGATGGACCCTCAGGGCAAGAGGACCATTTTTGTTCTGACCAAAGTGGACCTGGCCGAGAAGACCCTCGCGAGCCGA ATCCAGCAGATCATTGAAGGCAAGCTGTTTCCTATGAAGGCTCTGGGCTACTTCGCCGTAGTGACCGGAAAAG GCAGCAGCAGCGAAAGCATCGACTCTATTAAAGACTACGAAGAGGACTTCTTTCGGAACTCCAGATTATTAAA AGACGGGATGCTGAAGGCCCACCAGGTGACCACGAAGAACCTGAGCCTGGCCGTGTCCGACTGCTTCTGGAAAATGGTGCGAGAGTCTGTGGAGCAGCAGGCGGACGCCTTTAAAG CATCTCGCTTTAACCTGGAGACCGAGTGGAAGAATAATTACCCCCGGTTACGAGAGCTGGACAGG AACGAGCTGTACGAAAAAGCCAAGAACGAGATCCTGGACGAGGTGATCAGCTTGAGCCAAGTCACTCCAAAGCACTG GGAGTCCATACTTCAGAAGAAGCTGTGGGAGAGAGTGTCCACTCACGTCATCGAGAACATCTACCTTCCCGCCGCTCAGACCGCCGACTCGGGCACCTTCAACACCACCGTCGATATCAAGCTGAAGCAGTGGACCGACAAACAGCTGCCACACAAAGCGCTGGAG GTAGCCTGGGAGACGCTGCAGGAGGAGTTCGCCCGCTTCATGGCCGAGTACAAAGGCAAAGATCAGGACGACATCTTCGACAAGCTGAAGGAAGCGGTGAAGGACGAGAGCGTTAAGAGGCACAAGTGGAACGAGAGGGCCATGGACAGtttg CGAGTGATCCAGCACAACGCTCTGGAGGATCGCTCCATCACGGACAAACCTCAGTGGGACGCCGCCATCCAGTTCATGGAGGAGACGCTGCAGGCTCGCCTTAAAGACA CGGAGTCCGTGATCGCCGACATGGTGGGACCGGACTGGAGGCAGAGATGGCTAAACTGGACGAATCGCACACCGGAACAG CACGTCCGTAACGAAACCAGAAACGAGCTGGAGCGTCTGCTGAAGCTGCACGAGGACCACACGGCGTACCTGGCCAACGACGAAGTCACCACCGTACGCAAGAACCTGGAGGGCCGCGGGGTCGAGGTGGACCCGGTGTTG ATTAAGGACACGTGGCACCAGCTGTACCGACGCCACTTCCTTCAGAAGGCCTTGTCCCACTGTAACCTCTGTCGACGAGGTTTTTACTACTACCAGAGACACTTTGTAGACTCCGAG CTGGAGTGCAACGACGTGGTGTTGTTCTGGAGAATTCAGCGGATGCTCGGCATCACGGCCAACACTCTCCGCCAGCAGCTCACCAACACCGAAG TGCGCCGCTTGGAGAAGAACGTCAAGGAGGTGCTGGAGGATTTCGGGGAGGACGGCGAGAAGAAAATGCAGCTGATTACGGGAAGGAGAGTTCAGCTGGCTGAAGACCTCA AGAAAGTACGAGAAATCCAGGAGAAACTCGAAGCCTTCATTGAAGCTCTTCACAAGGAGAAGTAG